TTGGATCCCCTTTAGTATATGTTCATGGTGTCTTCAAGCCAATCATTGAAAATGCAAACctggaaaaaataataatttaatcatTTAACATGTTTGCCATTCATATAATTAAAACATTGCTTTAATCGAATGAATCGCTATATTACCTTGGTGTAGACACCAGGATGATTCTTCTCAGCACATCCATAACCCCAGGACACAACACCATGAAGCTGGCCATTGCACACCACGGGGCCACCAGAGTCACCCTGAGAGGAAGAAAAATGAAGTTATTATTAGCAAATAATCTGAGGTGGAGGGATTTCTTGTCTGTGGTAATGTTTTAGAAGGTCCATTCTTTTACCTGACAAGAGTCCTTTCCTCCCTCCAGGTATCCAGCACAGAACATGGATTTTGTGATCATGCCGGGGTAGGAGTTGTTACAGTCGCTGTCAGACAAGACTGGGACTTCCACACACTGAAGCTTGTTTTTATCAGCAGCTataataaaatgaatgaaacaacATCAGAATTAAAATGCTATGACAGTGAAACATCTTGGTCATTTGAAAACATCTCATATACTGTAAAGTTATCACCAAGCCTGTACTCACTAGAGCTCATGGTGTTTCCCCAGCCGGATACTAAGCACTTGGTGCCAGCGGCGGCGCAGGATGAGGGAAGGGCCACAGGCTGCACGTATGCATTAAGGTCAGCAGACGTTTGTAGCTTGATCAGCATGATGTCATTATCAATGTTCCATGAGTTATACTGGGGGTGGCGGATGACA
Above is a window of Paramisgurnus dabryanus chromosome 13, PD_genome_1.1, whole genome shotgun sequence DNA encoding:
- the LOC135727650 gene encoding trypsin-2-like, translating into MRSLVFLVLLGAAFALDDDKIVGGYECQAHSQPWQVSLNVGYHFCGGSLITKDWVVSAAHCYKSQVEVRLGEHHIGKKENTEQFIYSQRVIRHPQYNSWNIDNDIMLIKLQTSADLNAYVQPVALPSSCAAAGTKCLVSGWGNTMSSTADKNKLQCVEVPVLSDSDCNNSYPGMITKSMFCAGYLEGGKDSCQGDSGGPVVCNGQLHGVVSWGYGCAEKNHPGVYTKVCIFNDWLEDTMNIY